One part of the Paraglaciecola sp. L3A3 genome encodes these proteins:
- a CDS encoding DNA internalization-related competence protein ComEC/Rec2, whose product MTGKLFTFIAGSFSCLFWSNLPSIFTACCIFVIFCFTANKYPRFSCFIIGIVWMASVGHWQCSLQLSSSEISQQIRVTGQITSLIHEKNNLRFNLNVTHIDQNKLLFKRIIRLSWQQPLWQLAQGQEVSLLVKLKPSHGLANEGGFNYQQWLFSEGIQATGYVKASDSNLLVVKNISIRQMVLDKILQLNLTEEKWIIALTIGYRGLLEVNDWALVQKTGIAHLIAISGLHLALVASLSYFILTIIFGLLISRFFFLHKINVHTIGIFCSLFSTFMYSALAGFGLPTLRAWIMLLLFSYFFLLNKNLSSIKVLLMGISCFILLFPLSLFGASFWLSFSAVIIIWFVFWRWPVTTNGFSLTTAITSMLRIQLGLSLLMLPIVAWQFAYISFISALINLFAVPIVTLLIVPLCLLAVICLFINVAVSTFIFEIINLVLQKSIIFLQHVGNLTWAVIDISAVPIFVWGFSILALLLLLAPKLFVRKTYLVLLVMPLFSYFLSSQSEDWQINVLDVGQGVSVLLTKNERALLYDVGARYPSGFNMADSVILPILKAKGINNIDIVFISHGDNDHAGSLKVLQDKISITETITNQDSCRKGYLKKWQDLNIQVLWPENPSGFSDNNGSCVIKFSDADFSVLLTGDIDKSIEGHLVDVYGDKLKANILLAPHHGSNTSSSKEFIKMVKPEHVIFSQGFMNRWRFPRSEVVTRYSLAGPNIMQYSTSEVGQVRFTFKHGSQPLVDVLTFRTDLYPYWYANMPTCCSNGGLFSQISY is encoded by the coding sequence ATGACGGGTAAACTTTTCACTTTTATTGCAGGTTCATTTTCTTGCTTATTTTGGTCAAACCTACCATCCATTTTTACTGCGTGTTGTATTTTTGTTATTTTTTGTTTTACTGCCAACAAGTATCCAAGGTTTTCCTGTTTCATCATTGGCATTGTATGGATGGCGAGTGTAGGACATTGGCAATGCTCTTTGCAACTGTCTTCGAGTGAAATTTCTCAACAAATACGGGTAACTGGACAAATAACCAGTCTTATACATGAAAAAAATAATCTTAGATTTAACCTAAATGTAACTCATATTGATCAGAATAAGCTGCTATTTAAGCGTATTATTAGGTTGAGTTGGCAGCAACCACTTTGGCAATTAGCGCAAGGTCAAGAAGTCAGTTTACTGGTTAAACTTAAGCCAAGTCATGGCTTGGCTAACGAAGGGGGCTTTAATTATCAGCAATGGTTATTTAGTGAAGGTATCCAAGCTACAGGTTATGTAAAAGCATCTGACTCAAACCTTTTAGTTGTAAAAAATATCAGCATACGGCAAATGGTTTTAGATAAAATATTACAATTAAATCTAACCGAAGAAAAATGGATTATCGCTCTGACTATTGGTTATAGGGGGTTACTCGAAGTTAATGATTGGGCTTTAGTTCAAAAAACAGGCATTGCACATTTAATTGCAATATCTGGTTTACATTTAGCCTTAGTCGCCAGTTTAAGTTATTTCATTTTAACCATAATATTTGGATTATTGATTAGTCGTTTTTTCTTTTTACACAAAATTAATGTCCATACTATAGGTATATTTTGTAGTCTATTTAGTACTTTTATGTATTCAGCTTTAGCGGGGTTTGGTTTACCCACTTTAAGAGCATGGATCATGTTGCTGTTATTTAGTTACTTCTTCCTGCTCAATAAAAATTTGTCTTCAATTAAAGTGTTATTGATGGGCATAAGTTGTTTTATTTTATTGTTCCCACTGAGTCTATTTGGTGCCAGCTTTTGGTTAAGTTTTTCAGCTGTGATTATTATTTGGTTTGTGTTTTGGCGTTGGCCGGTGACAACTAATGGGTTTTCATTAACAACCGCTATTACCAGTATGTTACGGATTCAATTGGGTTTGAGCTTACTTATGTTACCCATAGTCGCTTGGCAGTTTGCATATATTTCTTTTATCTCTGCATTGATTAATTTATTTGCTGTACCTATAGTGACACTGTTAATTGTGCCTTTATGTTTACTGGCTGTTATTTGTTTGTTTATTAATGTAGCTGTGTCGACTTTCATATTTGAAATTATTAATCTTGTACTGCAAAAATCAATAATATTTTTACAGCATGTTGGCAATTTAACTTGGGCTGTAATTGATATTTCTGCAGTACCGATATTTGTCTGGGGATTTTCTATCCTCGCCTTATTATTACTGTTAGCACCAAAATTATTTGTTAGAAAAACGTATTTAGTCCTTTTAGTGATGCCCTTATTTAGTTATTTCTTATCTAGTCAATCAGAAGATTGGCAGATCAATGTGTTAGATGTAGGGCAGGGAGTGTCGGTATTACTCACTAAAAATGAGCGAGCTTTACTATATGATGTGGGTGCAAGATACCCAAGCGGTTTTAATATGGCAGATAGCGTAATTTTGCCAATTTTAAAAGCCAAAGGCATTAACAATATTGATATTGTGTTTATCAGTCATGGTGACAATGACCATGCTGGCAGTCTTAAAGTATTACAGGATAAAATTAGCATTACAGAAACTATTACTAATCAAGACAGCTGTCGTAAAGGTTACCTAAAAAAATGGCAAGATTTAAACATTCAGGTGTTATGGCCAGAAAATCCTTCTGGATTTAGTGATAATAATGGTTCTTGTGTGATTAAATTTTCAGACGCGGACTTCAGTGTTTTACTAACGGGTGATATAGATAAATCTATCGAAGGGCACTTAGTGGATGTGTATGGGGATAAATTAAAAGCGAATATTTTGTTAGCTCCACACCATGGTAGTAATACTTCTTCCTCAAAAGAGTTTATAAAAATGGTAAAACCTGAGCATGTGATATTTAGCCAAGGATTTATGAATCGTTGGCGTTTCCCAAGATCTGAAGTGGTTACGCGTTACAGTCTGGCAGGGCCAAATATTATGCAATATTCGACTTCTGAAGTGGGACAGGTGCGTTTTACTTTTAAGCATGGCTCACAACCATTAGTAGATGTTCTAACTTTCAGAACGGATTTATATCCTTATTGGTATGCAAATATGCCCACTTGTTGTTCTAACGGTGGCTTATTTAGTCAAATATCTTATTGA
- a CDS encoding DUF2062 domain-containing protein, with amino-acid sequence MLKKFIKRFLPNHQKVKDQKILSIFGTLLHDPNLWHLNRRSAAGAFSLGLFFAFWPVPFQMWLAAGFAIPLRVNLPFSIATVWLTNPFTMPPVFYGAYLVGAAIMGHPPQEFAFELSWDWVIQSMETIGPTFLLGCIVCSIIFSAVGYLLLNFLWRLSVKKAWKQRISKRCPKPE; translated from the coding sequence ATTCTGAAAAAGTTTATTAAGAGGTTTCTACCCAATCACCAAAAAGTAAAGGATCAAAAAATTCTTTCTATTTTTGGTACCTTGTTACACGACCCAAACTTATGGCACTTAAACCGACGCTCTGCCGCTGGCGCTTTTTCCCTTGGATTATTTTTTGCTTTTTGGCCTGTTCCTTTTCAAATGTGGTTAGCTGCCGGTTTTGCTATTCCATTAAGAGTTAACTTACCTTTTTCTATTGCCACTGTTTGGCTAACCAATCCTTTTACTATGCCCCCAGTATTTTATGGCGCTTATTTAGTAGGTGCAGCGATAATGGGCCATCCGCCACAAGAGTTTGCGTTTGAACTAAGTTGGGATTGGGTAATACAAAGTATGGAAACTATAGGCCCAACGTTTTTACTGGGCTGTATAGTTTGTTCAATAATATTTAGTGCGGTTGGTTATTTACTACTGAATTTTTTATGGCGTTTGTCTGTAAAAAAAGCTTGGAAACAACGTATTAGTAAACGTTGTCCCAAACCAGAGTAA